One Carassius gibelio isolate Cgi1373 ecotype wild population from Czech Republic chromosome A7, carGib1.2-hapl.c, whole genome shotgun sequence DNA window includes the following coding sequences:
- the LOC128016755 gene encoding zinc finger protein 501 → MDVLLAAIEILTDPSSQQEHLIETNEEEPDPSTPSCDHPSVCGISVDLKKGDGVEDGEASHISPANQGSTKQETGKRKRSCSKKSTKTGVRSNKSNHHCFKCGQSFKTSVHFKRHKLVHSGERPHGCPECDKRFITLPELKVHLRVHSGEKPYHCSECGKSFAQSGSFSNHRKLHRNEKPHHCPECNKRFQQLIDLRIHRRIHTGEKPYMCSQCWKAFTTSGALRIHLRTHTGEKPYECKECGKTFCQLGGLKVHRRVHSGERPYVCSVCEKRFKGHANLITHKRIHTGEKPYRCTVCNKTFTDSRRLKEHQPPQSVEKQFRCGVCSEAFGAFCQLKEHQQCHKGEKHHRCTECGKAFTHLYLLRSHQRAHSDERPYSCAECGKGFRRSFDLKMHLNTHSETRPHLCSECGKSFRRAAELRIHLRVHTGEKPYPCSVCGMGFKQTSQLKVHERTHTGERPFLCTDCGKTFKDKRSLLTHQRVHHK, encoded by the exons ATGGATGTCCTTCTGGCGGCGATAGAGATCCTGACGGACCCATCTTCCCAACAGGAGCACT TGATTGAGACGAATGAAGAGGAGCCAGATCCAAGCACACCATCTTGTGATCACCCCAGTGTGTGTGGCATTAGTGTGGATTTGAAAAAAGGTGATGGTGTTGAGGATGGGGAAGCCTCTCACATCTCTCCAGCCAACCAAGGTTCAACCAAACAAG aaacTGGTAAGAGGAAAAGGAGTTGCTCAAAAAAGAGCACAAAAACAGGAGTTCGCTCTAACAAATCAAATCACCATTGCTTCAAATGCGGGCAAAGCTTCAAAACGTCTGTTCACTTTAAAAGACATAAACTAGTTCATTCAGGAGAGAGGCCTCATGGTTGTCCTGAATGCGACAAGAGGTTCATTACGCTCCCTGAACTCAAAGTACATCTGCGTGTTCACTCAGGAGAAAAACCCTACCACTGTTCTGAATGTGGAAAGAGCTTTGCTCAGTCAGGGTCATTTTCCAATCACCGCAAGCTTCATAGAAATGAAAAACCCCATCACTGCCCTGAGTGTAACAAGCGTTTCCAGCAACTTATAGATCTACGAATTCACCGAAGGATTCATACGGGAGAGAAGCCGTACATGTGCTCACAATGCTGGAAGGCCTTTACTACATCCGGAGCATTACGAATTCATCTACGAACCCACACTGGTGAAAAACCTTACGAGTGCAAAGAATGCGGGAAGACGTTCTGCCAGCTAGGTGGACTTAAAGTTCACAGACGTGTTCATTCAGGAGAGAGGCCTTACGTTTGCTCCGTGTGCGAGAAGCGCTTCAAGGGACATGCCAATTTGATCACACACAAGcgcattcacactggagaaaagccttatCGGTGCACCGTATGCAACAAGACGTTCACCGACAGCAGGAGGCTGAAAGAGCACCAGCCACCTCAGTCAGTAGAGAAACAGTTCCGGTGCGGCGTGTGCAGTGAAGCTTTCGGCGCTTTCTGTCAGCTTAAAGAACACCAGCAGTGTCACAAAGGAGAGAAGCACCATCGCTGTACTGAGTGCGGAAAGGCCTTCACGCATTTATATTTACTGAGGAGTCACCAGCGTGCACACTCCGATGAGAGACCATATTCCTGCGCTGAATGTGGAAAGGGCTTCCGCCGGTCATTTGACCTGAAAATGCACCTGAACACTCACAGTGAGACACGGCCTCATCTTTGCTCggagtgtggaaagagcttccgCAGGGCTGCAGAGCTTAGGATACATCTGAGAGTTCATACGGGAGAAAAGCCTTATCCCTGCTCCGTCTGCGGCATGGGCTTCAAACAGACATCACAACTCAAAGTGCATGAGCGCACTCACACAGGAGAAAGGCCTTTCCTCTGCACGGACTGTGGGAAGACCTTCAAAGACAAGAGAAGCCTGCTAACACACCAGAGAGTGCACCATAAATAA